The following are encoded together in the Apodemus sylvaticus chromosome 11, mApoSyl1.1, whole genome shotgun sequence genome:
- the LOC127696223 gene encoding guanine nucleotide-binding protein G(I)/G(S)/G(O) subunit gamma-5-like: MSGSSSITAMKKVVQQLQLEAGLNCMKVSQPAADLKQFCLQNAHHDPLLTGVSSSINPFRPQKVCSFSWSSILRFLKPLFTNG, from the coding sequence ATGTCAGGTTCTTCTAGCATTACCGCCATGAAGAAGGTGGTTCAGCAGCTCCAGCTGGAAGCTGGTCTCAACTGCATGAAGGTTTCCCAGCCAGCTGCAGACTTGAAACAGTTCTGTCTGCAGAATGCTCACCATGACCCTCTGCTGACTGGAGTGTCTTCAAGTATAAATCCCTTCAGACCCCAGAAAGTCTGCTCCTTTTCATGGTCATCTATCTTAAGGTTTCTCAAACCACTTTTCACGAACGGGTGA